In Candidatus Defluviilinea proxima, a single genomic region encodes these proteins:
- a CDS encoding DUF4115 domain-containing protein, translating into MTQTIGQKLKAVREEKQITLEKAFQATRIRVVYLQALEADDLSSMPSPVQARGYMRNYAEYLGLDIDRLLDELRSQTPSDEIIGPADLTPQPVPSTPEPITVQEDAPLPPPTLDPVQEAEPQPEPVKPKRRGRKKVETEVIPEPEPVVELQPAITEEPAPSQPEPVIDETVEAVQEEVQPNADVNDGLWQTWLNRLSSVISTRINRKSESQEAPVTEEVQSPESPEQTQLPVDATQPISQPVNLQHSDEIFREIGFELRNRRETLSLHIAEVERNTHVKAHYIEALEDGAMNRLPSTVQTRGMLSNYASFLDMDVDAILLRFADALQARHREKNPQQPARKPNQPIISSNMSLSSFVAGDMIFGIGVAVLLVGFAIWGINYVLTVQNERDVQPTAPSISDILLASPDPSLFTATPTFLPVESFSGEATPTIIIPTVNINVSVQVNLVAVERTYMRVIVDDKTAFEGRVIPGNAYLFEAESQIEVLVGSGAAIRVAYNGRDLGLMGTFGQVVSNIYRADGIITPTALPSPTPTETVPPSPTVPPTITPIPSRTPAQ; encoded by the coding sequence ATGACGCAAACCATCGGCCAAAAACTCAAAGCTGTTCGTGAAGAAAAACAGATCACGCTTGAAAAGGCGTTTCAAGCCACGCGCATTCGTGTCGTGTATTTGCAGGCGCTTGAGGCCGACGATCTCTCGTCGATGCCTTCACCTGTGCAGGCCCGTGGCTACATGCGTAACTATGCCGAATACCTCGGGCTTGATATTGACCGATTGTTGGATGAATTACGTTCGCAAACACCCAGTGATGAGATCATCGGGCCTGCGGACTTAACTCCCCAACCGGTGCCTTCAACTCCTGAGCCTATCACTGTTCAAGAAGATGCGCCTCTTCCTCCACCGACACTTGATCCTGTCCAAGAGGCCGAACCTCAACCCGAGCCAGTCAAACCCAAACGCCGCGGACGTAAAAAAGTTGAGACGGAAGTAATACCCGAACCTGAGCCTGTTGTTGAACTTCAACCCGCTATTACAGAAGAACCTGCTCCTTCACAACCTGAACCCGTTATAGACGAAACAGTTGAGGCTGTTCAGGAAGAGGTGCAACCCAATGCTGATGTCAATGACGGCTTGTGGCAGACATGGTTGAACCGGCTGAGTTCTGTCATTTCAACACGGATCAATCGAAAGAGTGAATCACAAGAAGCGCCTGTAACTGAAGAAGTTCAATCTCCTGAATCACCTGAGCAGACACAACTTCCCGTTGATGCTACTCAGCCCATTTCCCAGCCAGTTAATCTTCAACATTCTGATGAGATTTTCAGAGAGATCGGCTTTGAACTCCGTAACCGCCGCGAGACATTGAGCTTACACATCGCCGAAGTGGAGCGCAACACACATGTCAAGGCGCACTATATTGAAGCGCTCGAAGATGGCGCCATGAACAGGCTTCCATCCACTGTGCAGACGCGCGGCATGTTATCGAATTACGCTTCCTTCCTTGATATGGATGTGGATGCCATCCTGCTCCGTTTTGCCGATGCATTGCAAGCGCGTCATCGTGAGAAGAATCCGCAACAGCCTGCGCGTAAGCCGAACCAACCGATTATTTCCTCGAATATGTCACTCAGTAGCTTTGTGGCAGGGGATATGATCTTTGGCATCGGTGTTGCTGTTTTACTTGTAGGGTTCGCGATCTGGGGCATCAACTACGTGTTGACCGTTCAGAATGAACGTGATGTACAACCTACGGCACCATCCATTTCGGATATTTTGTTGGCTTCACCCGATCCGTCGCTTTTTACGGCGACCCCGACCTTTTTGCCTGTTGAATCTTTTTCAGGCGAAGCTACGCCGACCATTATCATTCCAACGGTGAATATCAACGTCAGCGTGCAGGTTAATTTGGTAGCAGTCGAACGGACGTATATGCGTGTGATCGTGGATGACAAAACGGCATTTGAAGGCAGGGTTATCCCGGGGAATGCGTATCTGTTCGAGGCGGAGAGTCAGATCGAAGTCCTGGTAGGAAGCGGCGCAGCTATCCGCGTTGCTTATAACGGACGCGACCTCGGCTTGATGGGAACGTTTGGGCAGGTCGTGAGTAATATCTATCGTGCAGATGGAATCATTACACCGACGGCGCTTCCATCGCCAACGCCTACAGAAACCGTCCCACCCAGCCCTACTGTACCCCCGACCATTACGCCTATCCCATCAAGGACACCGGCACAATAG
- a CDS encoding 50S ribosomal protein L9: protein MLVKDVYKLGRAGDIKKVADGYGRNFLLPQGLAVLATAGALKQIEKVRKQAEIRRAEQNSELKGLADQINGIVVSFGAKAGDTGKLYGSITTQDVATAISEQTRFEVKKHQVDMQPIRNLGEFTAHVRLTMDLVPEIKIVVHREGEAFEEETAEAPAAEAQAETPAAESTEA from the coding sequence ATGCTTGTTAAAGATGTCTACAAATTGGGCCGCGCGGGCGATATCAAAAAGGTCGCCGATGGCTACGGCCGCAACTTCCTGCTCCCGCAGGGATTGGCTGTGCTCGCCACTGCAGGCGCGCTCAAGCAGATCGAAAAGGTTCGCAAGCAGGCTGAGATCCGCCGCGCAGAACAGAACTCTGAGCTCAAGGGTCTGGCTGATCAAATCAACGGGATCGTTGTGAGCTTTGGCGCCAAGGCTGGTGATACCGGCAAACTCTATGGCTCCATCACCACACAAGATGTTGCTACCGCCATCTCTGAACAGACCCGCTTCGAAGTTAAGAAGCATCAGGTGGATATGCAACCCATTCGTAACCTCGGTGAATTCACCGCTCACGTCCGCCTCACCATGGACTTGGTCCCTGAAATCAAGATTGTCGTCCACCGCGAAGGTGAAGCGTTCGAAGAAGAAACTGCGGAAGCACCTGCCGCAGAAGCGCAGGCTGAAACTCCTGCCGCTGAATCGACCGAAGCCTAA
- a CDS encoding class IV adenylate cyclase — MPSNIEIKAYARNFIEIKARAEKISDTSVEVIPQEDTFFSVPQGRLKLRVFAPDRAQLIYYTRPDQEGPKRSEYHIAHTSDPENLKRVLELAYGIRGVVKKTRYLYLVGQTRVHLDDVEGLGQFMELEVVMREGQSDADGEEIAARLMTSLGVERSDLLEGAYMDLLEKNI; from the coding sequence ATGCCATCTAACATTGAGATCAAAGCCTATGCAAGAAATTTTATTGAGATTAAAGCCCGCGCTGAAAAAATAAGCGACACTTCTGTGGAAGTTATTCCACAAGAGGATACTTTCTTCAGCGTTCCACAAGGACGTTTGAAATTACGTGTCTTTGCACCTGACCGTGCGCAACTCATCTATTACACCCGCCCTGATCAAGAGGGGCCCAAGCGTTCGGAATATCACATTGCCCATACATCCGACCCTGAGAACCTCAAGCGAGTCTTGGAACTTGCATACGGCATTCGAGGAGTAGTGAAAAAGACACGTTACCTGTATCTTGTCGGGCAGACGCGTGTTCACTTGGACGATGTCGAGGGCCTAGGTCAATTTATGGAATTGGAAGTCGTCATGCGAGAGGGGCAGAGCGATGCAGATGGGGAGGAAATAGCCGCTCGATTGATGACCAGCCTCGGGGTCGAAAGAAGCGATCTTCTCGAAGGAGCGTATATGGATCTTTTGGAGAAAAATATCTAA
- a CDS encoding signal peptidase I — MTLYKRFFPNITSSFWFVMMIVMWLAFAPRQAGGMASYIIVIGNSMEPNFHIGDLIIVHEEPRYEVGDAVVYDNRELGNFVFHRIIAEKLGRFTLKGDNNSWTDTYEPAQQEVLGKLWVYVPKGGSFIQIMRNPIVMALTAGLLAGFITMGFFKGKSKGKRQMNKEWFASIKQKLQTRLMKADNPEPSNPYTSDQGHVVVTMFFALGLVAFVSFILGIISFSRPATRFAKNDISYDQLGFFIYTASSSQGVYDSGTIQSGDPIFPKLTCVVDMNFQYTLVSQQAENISGTYQLTATIAETTSGWQRTLALQDEATFKGNTFGTNAKLDLCKMERLTQAMEEGTDFHPGAYTLTISPNIKVAGTISNHALESTFNPALAFTYDRIHFYLVNDEEQGTLLNVSETGVISNEEEQANTVKFFGKEFAVPALRLIAVIGLILSLGGLLFLGSKLQALSKSDPSQFIRAKFGSMMIDIQHANVVDSKTTIDVSSIDDLGKLAERFNAMILHTEFSESHAYYVQDEGTTYRFVMGRQETGSNVPKKDAGKELQ, encoded by the coding sequence ATGACATTGTATAAACGATTTTTCCCCAATATTACATCAAGCTTCTGGTTCGTCATGATGATCGTGATGTGGCTGGCCTTTGCTCCACGGCAGGCAGGCGGTATGGCATCTTATATCATCGTGATCGGCAACAGCATGGAGCCTAATTTTCATATTGGGGATCTGATCATCGTCCATGAAGAACCGCGATATGAGGTAGGCGATGCAGTCGTTTATGACAACCGCGAGCTTGGCAACTTCGTCTTCCACCGCATTATCGCAGAGAAGTTGGGACGTTTCACACTTAAGGGAGACAATAATTCCTGGACGGATACCTATGAGCCAGCACAACAAGAAGTGCTTGGGAAATTATGGGTATATGTTCCCAAAGGCGGCAGTTTCATTCAAATAATGCGCAACCCTATTGTGATGGCCCTAACCGCAGGCTTACTGGCTGGGTTTATCACGATGGGATTCTTCAAAGGCAAATCGAAAGGCAAAAGACAGATGAACAAAGAGTGGTTTGCTTCGATCAAACAAAAATTACAAACACGGTTAATGAAGGCCGACAACCCTGAACCGTCGAATCCATATACATCTGACCAAGGACATGTAGTAGTGACAATGTTCTTTGCGTTGGGGCTGGTTGCCTTCGTATCTTTCATCCTCGGAATTATTTCCTTTTCAAGACCCGCAACCCGCTTCGCAAAAAACGATATTAGCTACGATCAGTTGGGGTTTTTTATCTATACGGCATCTTCCTCTCAGGGAGTATACGATTCAGGCACTATTCAAAGCGGTGACCCGATCTTTCCTAAATTAACATGTGTGGTTGACATGAACTTTCAATATACGCTTGTGAGTCAACAGGCAGAGAATATTTCAGGGACCTACCAATTGACCGCCACTATTGCAGAAACAACCAGTGGATGGCAAAGAACATTAGCCCTGCAAGATGAAGCGACGTTCAAAGGCAACACCTTTGGCACGAATGCAAAGCTTGACTTGTGCAAAATGGAAAGGCTGACACAAGCCATGGAAGAAGGCACAGATTTTCATCCAGGCGCGTATACGTTGACCATCTCTCCCAACATCAAGGTAGCAGGCACGATCTCAAATCACGCTTTGGAAAGCACATTCAATCCCGCGCTTGCTTTCACGTACGACCGTATTCATTTTTATCTGGTCAACGATGAAGAACAAGGGACTTTGTTGAATGTGAGTGAGACAGGCGTTATCAGCAACGAAGAAGAACAGGCCAATACTGTAAAGTTCTTCGGCAAAGAGTTTGCCGTACCCGCGCTTAGACTGATCGCCGTGATAGGCTTGATCCTTTCATTGGGCGGTTTGTTGTTCTTAGGGTCAAAACTGCAAGCACTCTCCAAAAGCGACCCATCGCAATTCATTCGTGCAAAGTTTGGGTCAATGATGATCGACATTCAACATGCCAACGTAGTTGATTCAAAAACGACTATTGATGTATCGTCCATTGATGATCTGGGCAAGCTGGCAGAGCGTTTTAATGCCATGATCCTTCACACTGAATTCAGCGAATCACACGCCTATTACGTTCAGGATGAAGGGACAACGTATCGATTTGTGATGGGGCGTCAGGAAACAGGATCAAATGTCCCGAAGAAAGATGCGGGGAAGGAGTTGCAATGA
- a CDS encoding CoA-binding protein, with protein sequence MAKLDTMVQGFLSQKKIAVVGVSDKRETGCNLAYQKFKEGGYQVFPVNPRISSYDGVVCYPDLKSIPEKPDAVFILANPKVTDQLVQQCVELGVKHIWMHCMMGTKPGLAAGMTSVSQDAVEKCKANGIAVIPGSCPNQFMNPDFGHKMMRGMWRIFGFMNVN encoded by the coding sequence ATGGCAAAGCTAGATACGATGGTGCAGGGTTTTCTCTCGCAGAAGAAGATCGCAGTGGTGGGTGTTTCGGATAAACGCGAAACAGGTTGTAACTTGGCGTATCAAAAATTCAAGGAGGGTGGATATCAGGTCTTCCCGGTTAACCCGCGTATTTCCTCTTATGATGGTGTTGTATGTTATCCCGATCTGAAATCCATCCCTGAGAAACCCGATGCGGTTTTCATCTTGGCCAACCCGAAAGTGACCGATCAACTCGTCCAACAATGCGTAGAGCTTGGCGTCAAACACATTTGGATGCATTGCATGATGGGTACCAAGCCCGGCCTTGCGGCAGGCATGACCAGCGTTTCACAGGATGCGGTGGAGAAATGCAAAGCGAATGGCATCGCTGTCATTCCGGGGTCGTGTCCGAATCAATTCATGAATCCAGATTTCGGTCACAAGATGATGCGCGGTATGTGGCGCATATTTGGGTTTATGAATGTGAATTAA
- a CDS encoding methyltransferase domain-containing protein, with product MSIQDAYNKWSDIYDTNMNLTRDLDSNVTRGLLANRRFDSILELGCGTGKNTLFFAEVGIHVHALDFSQGMIEKAKEKVKAGNVRFETADLTKRWPCEDVAYDLISCNLVLEHIEALPHIFHEATRVLKPNGMFLLNELHPFKQYSGSKARFEQAGGTVEVEAFVHHISDFTNAAEVSGLTLVKLNEYWHEEDQGKPPRLVSFVFEKRSG from the coding sequence ATGAGTATTCAGGACGCTTACAACAAATGGTCGGATATCTACGATACGAACATGAATCTGACTCGTGACCTCGATTCAAACGTAACCCGAGGCCTGCTCGCCAATCGACGGTTTGATTCCATCCTCGAGCTGGGATGCGGAACCGGCAAGAACACGTTGTTCTTCGCGGAGGTCGGGATCCATGTCCATGCGCTCGATTTTTCGCAAGGCATGATCGAGAAGGCAAAGGAGAAGGTCAAGGCCGGGAACGTCCGTTTTGAGACAGCGGATTTGACAAAACGCTGGCCGTGTGAAGACGTGGCGTACGATCTCATCTCGTGCAACCTCGTCTTGGAGCATATCGAGGCACTTCCCCACATCTTCCATGAGGCCACACGGGTATTGAAACCCAACGGGATGTTCCTCCTCAACGAATTACACCCGTTTAAACAATACAGCGGATCAAAGGCACGGTTTGAGCAGGCAGGCGGGACGGTCGAGGTGGAGGCGTTCGTCCATCACATCTCTGATTTCACCAATGCGGCTGAAGTCAGCGGACTGACATTGGTCAAGCTGAACGAATACTGGCACGAGGAAGATCAAGGCAAGCCGCCGCGATTGGTCTCGTTCGTATTCGAGAAGCGTTCGGGATAA
- the htpG gene encoding molecular chaperone HtpG, which produces MTETTQQFTFKAETKQLLNILIHSLYKDREVFLRELLSNASDALNRMRFEMVTNQNVLDSKAELSIHIEVDKDKNTLVITDTGIGMTRDEIIENLGTIAQSGARNFIEAAKGKNDDISKVIGQFGVGFYSVFMVAESVRVISRSFKPEAEAVSWYATGEDNFIIGAADKSERGTRIEVKLKEDASEFAEEYRLKNIIHKHSDYIGFPIYMGDGKDAVNKQTSLWRTPRKDVTDEQYKEFYKQTTLDFEDPLAHIHMVTDAPVQLYALLYIPGKSERSMFSLRKEDGLKLYTRNILIDEYNKDLLPEYLRFVQGVVDSEDLPLNVSRETVQASGLMPKLKKVLTGQVMRELENMAKNKAETYQTFWQEFGVYLKQGIAANPADADTINPLLRFKTNLNPEVWSSLEDYVGRMKDGQKEIFYIVGEDPKSVLRSPHLDYFHSQGTEVLLLTDPMDSFMLMGLRKYKDFDLKNVSQAEVDTTKKTENQPEEEKIPDTDFTSLVEQFKKVLGERVTDVRASNRLTQSVARLADADNNVNPEMQRVYKYLGQDYDAPKKVLELNPSHSILKNLLGLEVGSELQTIIIEQIYDSALLVEGLHPDPSSIAPRVQQIIEAALARKA; this is translated from the coding sequence ATGACCGAAACCACTCAACAGTTTACGTTTAAAGCAGAGACCAAACAACTGCTTAATATCCTGATCCACTCTTTATACAAGGACCGAGAAGTATTCCTGCGGGAATTGCTTTCAAACGCGTCAGATGCGTTGAACCGCATGCGCTTCGAGATGGTCACCAACCAGAATGTACTCGATTCCAAAGCGGAGCTGAGCATCCATATCGAGGTGGATAAAGACAAAAACACACTCGTCATCACCGACACCGGCATCGGCATGACACGCGATGAGATCATCGAGAATTTAGGGACAATCGCTCAATCTGGCGCGCGGAATTTCATCGAAGCGGCCAAAGGCAAGAATGACGACATTTCCAAGGTGATCGGGCAATTCGGGGTGGGATTCTATTCTGTGTTCATGGTGGCCGAATCGGTACGGGTGATCTCGCGTTCGTTCAAGCCTGAGGCGGAGGCGGTGAGTTGGTACGCTACCGGCGAGGATAATTTCATTATCGGCGCGGCAGACAAAAGCGAGAGAGGGACGCGGATCGAAGTCAAATTAAAAGAGGATGCCTCTGAATTCGCCGAAGAATATCGCCTGAAGAATATCATCCACAAACATTCTGATTACATCGGCTTCCCCATTTACATGGGCGATGGCAAGGACGCGGTCAACAAGCAAACTTCGCTGTGGCGCACACCACGCAAGGATGTGACTGACGAGCAGTACAAAGAGTTTTACAAACAGACCACGTTGGATTTCGAAGACCCACTCGCACACATCCACATGGTGACCGATGCACCGGTGCAGTTGTATGCGCTGTTGTATATCCCCGGCAAATCGGAACGCAGTATGTTCTCACTGCGCAAAGAGGACGGGTTGAAGTTGTACACGCGCAACATTTTGATCGACGAATACAACAAGGACCTGTTGCCCGAATACCTGCGCTTCGTGCAAGGCGTGGTGGACTCGGAAGATTTGCCGCTCAACGTCTCTCGTGAAACTGTTCAAGCCAGCGGACTGATGCCCAAGCTGAAGAAGGTGTTGACAGGCCAGGTAATGCGCGAGTTGGAGAACATGGCGAAGAACAAAGCCGAGACCTATCAAACGTTCTGGCAGGAGTTCGGCGTGTATCTCAAGCAAGGCATCGCCGCCAACCCAGCGGACGCCGATACGATCAATCCGTTGTTGCGCTTCAAAACCAATTTAAATCCTGAAGTGTGGTCATCATTGGAAGATTATGTGGGACGCATGAAAGATGGGCAGAAGGAAATCTTCTACATCGTGGGCGAAGACCCGAAGTCTGTGTTGCGAAGCCCACATTTGGATTACTTCCATTCACAGGGCACAGAAGTGTTACTGCTCACCGACCCGATGGATTCGTTCATGTTGATGGGCTTGCGCAAGTACAAGGATTTCGATCTGAAGAACGTATCGCAAGCGGAAGTGGACACAACTAAAAAGACAGAGAACCAACCCGAAGAAGAGAAGATCCCCGATACGGATTTCACTTCGCTGGTGGAGCAGTTCAAAAAGGTGTTGGGCGAACGCGTGACCGATGTGCGCGCCAGCAATCGTTTGACCCAGTCTGTGGCGCGGTTGGCAGATGCAGATAACAACGTCAATCCCGAAATGCAACGTGTGTATAAGTATCTTGGTCAGGACTATGACGCGCCCAAGAAAGTGTTGGAGTTGAATCCGTCACATTCCATCTTGAAGAACCTACTCGGCCTTGAAGTTGGCTCAGAACTGCAGACCATCATCATCGAGCAAATTTATGATAGCGCCCTACTCGTAGAAGGACTACACCCCGACCCATCGAGCATCGCTCCTCGTGTTCAACAGATCATTGAAGCGGCGCTGGCGCGTAAAGCCTGA
- a CDS encoding signal peptidase I, with protein sequence MKQSQRRPSIFLNIILFAGLVVMWIAFAPTKLGGQASYVMVNGISMEPNYHTGDLVIVRKAQTYQVGDVVTYRDAILGDYIIHRIIAIGQDKYVFKGDNNSWIDVYRPTQEEIVGKQWIYIPKLGNFFKWMRVPLHLALMIVLLGGVLMKGMINSEKQGKQNRPSEGFGGMLEGGLYLFGICTLIFLGLAVFAFIRPSTRPADMIKYQQESHFSYSATGTPVLYDSNVVQSGEPVFPKLACFLNVDFTYSVSGDQLQGVSGAHQLVARVMDEQSGWQRTIPVNQPTAFSGNTFTSASIVDLCQVIALVNTLEQETGLRANTYTLEIIPQVKITANAAGTQITDSFDPKLVFRFDDVHFFLFTPKGQDDPLNFSQQSSAQNPNVAASTISILGWEPTVSKVRTIALFGLAVSMSGIILLGLQAFATAQHSQEEWIKLRYNALLVNVYERDIQPASTLIDVTTIDELAKLADRHNTVILHMTLNFLHCYLVQGNGVTYRFVFSAGKSSAPLIEPPRREMVNYATDIKRMNIVEAQPVDDTRIRYAVNNNVYRNNDGYSEPIKTVIMRKIKI encoded by the coding sequence ATGAAACAATCTCAGCGTCGGCCATCCATTTTTTTGAACATCATCCTGTTTGCAGGCCTGGTGGTTATGTGGATTGCCTTCGCCCCTACCAAGCTTGGCGGGCAGGCATCCTATGTGATGGTGAATGGCATCAGCATGGAGCCCAACTACCATACTGGCGACCTGGTCATTGTCCGTAAAGCGCAGACATATCAAGTTGGTGATGTAGTCACTTATCGTGATGCCATCCTGGGCGATTACATCATTCATCGCATCATCGCCATAGGGCAGGATAAGTATGTATTCAAAGGCGATAACAATTCGTGGATCGATGTGTATCGTCCAACACAGGAAGAAATTGTCGGCAAACAGTGGATCTATATTCCAAAGCTTGGAAATTTTTTCAAGTGGATGCGTGTACCACTGCACCTGGCTCTCATGATCGTTTTGCTCGGAGGTGTTCTTATGAAAGGTATGATCAATTCAGAAAAACAGGGAAAGCAAAACCGCCCATCAGAAGGCTTTGGCGGGATGCTCGAAGGCGGTCTCTATCTCTTTGGGATATGTACTTTGATCTTTCTTGGGCTGGCTGTTTTCGCTTTCATTCGTCCATCGACACGCCCGGCAGATATGATCAAGTATCAGCAGGAAAGTCATTTCTCCTATTCGGCCACCGGCACACCTGTCCTCTACGACTCAAATGTGGTGCAATCCGGCGAGCCGGTCTTTCCCAAACTCGCTTGTTTCCTCAACGTTGATTTTACTTATAGCGTTTCAGGTGACCAACTCCAGGGTGTATCAGGAGCGCATCAGCTCGTGGCACGCGTCATGGACGAACAGAGCGGCTGGCAGCGCACCATCCCCGTCAACCAGCCAACCGCCTTTAGCGGGAATACATTTACTTCCGCATCCATCGTTGACCTGTGTCAGGTTATCGCGCTGGTCAATACATTGGAGCAGGAAACCGGATTACGTGCCAATACGTATACGTTGGAGATCATCCCGCAAGTGAAGATAACAGCCAATGCGGCTGGGACACAGATCACCGATTCATTCGACCCCAAACTTGTATTCCGTTTCGACGATGTTCACTTCTTCCTTTTCACTCCCAAGGGGCAGGATGATCCACTGAATTTCTCTCAACAAAGTTCGGCACAGAACCCCAACGTAGCGGCAAGCACCATTTCCATTCTCGGTTGGGAGCCGACAGTTTCAAAGGTCCGAACGATCGCATTGTTCGGGCTGGCAGTATCAATGAGCGGAATCATCCTCCTCGGGCTTCAGGCATTTGCAACGGCACAGCACAGTCAGGAAGAATGGATCAAATTAAGGTACAACGCATTACTGGTAAACGTCTACGAACGGGACATTCAGCCTGCGTCCACGCTCATAGATGTCACCACTATAGATGAATTAGCAAAACTGGCAGATCGGCATAACACCGTTATTCTGCATATGACCCTCAACTTCCTGCATTGTTATCTTGTTCAGGGCAACGGGGTTACATATCGCTTCGTGTTCAGCGCTGGGAAAAGCAGCGCTCCTCTGATCGAACCACCGCGCAGGGAAATGGTCAATTACGCAACGGACATTAAGCGAATGAACATCGTAGAGGCGCAGCCTGTCGACGACACACGCATTCGGTATGCAGTTAACAATAACGTTTACAGAAATAATGACGGATACTCTGAACCGATAAAAACAGTGATCATGAGGAAAATAAAAATATGA